Within Candidatus Sericytochromatia bacterium, the genomic segment GCTGCCAGCTGGGCCAGGGTGAATCGCTGCTGGACCTCCTGATGGGCCGCCTCCCCCAGACGGCGACGCCAAGCTTCGTTTTCCACCGTCGTGCGCAACGCGTTGGCCAGGGCCTCGGGGTGGCTCGCCGGAACCAGCAGGCCACTGCGACCGTGCTCGATGATTTCCAGGGCGCCGCCGGCACGGCACGCCACCACCGGCTTTCCGCAGGCCATGGCCTCCAGGTAGACCATTCCGAACGGCTCGAATGGCGAGGGAGCCACGAACACGTCACAGGCGCCGTACAGCGCAGGTAACTCCTGATAGGGGCGATGTCCGAGAAATCGGATGCGATCCGCGAGCCCGCTCTCGCGGCTCAGTCGCTGCAAGTGTCCCAGCACGCTGTCCCCTTGCCGGCTCAGGTCGGTGCTGTAGCCAGCCAGGTGAAGATGCAATTGCGGCAACTGAGGAGCCAGTCTGGCGAAGGCTTCCCACAGCGTCAAGACGCCCTTGCGACGCTCCAATCGTCCCACGTAAAGCAACAGGATAGCCTGCTCGTCGAGCCCGTGGGCGCGGCGATACGGGCCTCCTTCCGAGGGCTTGAAACGCTGGGTGTCGATTCCTAGCGGCAGCACCTCCAGCCGTCTGCTGGCCTCCAGACCGGGAAAATCACGAGATGCCTCGCGGGCCAGGGCCTGCGAGTTGGCCAGAACCCGCTCGGCCCGTCGGAGTACCTGGGCCTCCAGGCGCGTACACAGGCGATCGTCCAGGGTGAGGGGGACGGCGTTCAGGGCGCGAACCAGCCGGGTGTGGCTGTGCAGACGGGCGATCAGGGGACAACGTCGGACGAGTGAGACCCCCAGGCCCCAAGCCTGATATTCCGGGACCTCGACCACGTCGAAAGGGTCTTGGCGATCGAGCGCTTGATAGCGCTTGCCCGCCGCCAATGCAAACGCAAGGCTGCGTGAACTGGTGCCGAGCCAGCGACGGCCGAACGGCAGCCTGAAAGCTTCGGTGCGACCCACCCCGAGCAGACGCACCGTTCCCGCTTGCGGCCTGGGGGGGCTGGACGGTGGCTCCCCGTCTGCCAGCACGGTCACGCAGTGGCCCCGCGCCGCCAGGCCTTTGGCCAGGTTGTCGGTATAGGTGCCGATGCCACCGGTTTCGGGCAGACTGGGATGCTCGCGAGAGACCAGGCAGATGTTCAAGGCTCTCGAATGCAGAGGCTCTTCAGGCGCCAAGGGGCAACTCCTCGCGATGTGTCGTGGCCGGGGCCAGCGATTCCACCTGTTTGATTCGCCGCCGGAGACGGGTGACGCGATGGCGCTGTGCCAGATACCGCAGGGTCTGCCACCAATGGCGCCAGTGCAATCCGCGTCTGCGCTGCACCAGTTCAAGTTCCGCAGAGGCCCAGGCGTGGGCCAGCACCACCTGCTGATGGTCCAGCCCCGAGGTCCTCACCAGGCCGGTATAGCCGTTGTAATCGCGGAAGTCGCCCTCGCGATGATAGCCCGCCTTGATGAAGGCTTCGCGGCTTTCCGTGCCAGGATAGGGGGTCATCAAGGAGACGCTGTACTCGCACGGCAGGGTTCGCGCGGTGGCGATCGTCTGACGAATGCTTTGCCAGGTTTCCGTCAGGGCGCCCACGATGAAGAAGCCCGTCACGGCAATACCCAGCTCCGCACAGGTCTGCATGTTCACCAGCACGCGTTTGAGGGCCTGCCCGTTCTGATGGATGTCGCGCAAAATCGTCTCATCGACGGATTCGACGCCGGTCATGATGCGGACGAAGCCTGCTTCCCTGAGACGCTCGAGATCCTGACGATTCAGCGCCTCCAGGTCGGTTTCGGTGGTGATGGCCAGCTGACGCTGGCCAGCCAACCGCTCGGCCAGGGCCATCAGGTGCGGCTTGCGCCAGGAAATGTTCGGGTCCCGGGTCTGCACCCGACGGGCGCCCATGTTGGCCAGGTGAGCGAATTCGGCTGCCAGGTGGTCGAGTGAGCGCGCCCGCCACTCGGCGCCCTGATAGACGAAGTACGGGCACATCGCGCAGCCTTTGGGACAGCCTCGGCTGGTCAACACGTAGTAGACGAAGTCGTCTGCGTGCCCCCTGCGCGTATAGGCCGCGCGGTCGACCCGATGCCAGGCTGGAAAGGGCAAACTGTCCAGATTTTCAAGCGTCTGCCAGCTGGCCGGCGTGGCCGATTGGGGCGGACGCAGGACGGCCCGCTCGGCCTGGCCATCGAGGTAAGCGAGCAGGAGGGCCTCGACCTCGCCGTAGAGGACCGCATCACCCCGAAACTGCCCCAACCAGCGGGAGTGCGTCATTTTCGCGCAGGCGCCGAAGAGGAACACTTGCGCCCGGGGAAGGGCTGTGACCACGGCATTGGCCAGGGCCAGGTCCTCCTTCAGCGAGGGAAGGCTGATGCGCACGCCCACGTGCGTCGGGTTGGTCTCGCAGATGGCGGCGAGCGTTTGTCGGGCGTTCCAGCGCCGGGCGATCGCGTCGACGAAGCGGTTTGGAATGCCAGCCCGGTCTGCGAGCGCCAGCGCGTAAAGCAGGTCCAGCGCGGGAGTGGGAGGGCAGTAGCGGTTCCAGAGTCGTCGTTGGTAGGGCCGCGCGACGCCGACGCCTCCGGCC encodes:
- a CDS encoding glycosyltransferase family 4 protein, with the translated sequence MAPEEPLHSRALNICLVSREHPSLPETGGIGTYTDNLAKGLAARGHCVTVLADGEPPSSPPRPQAGTVRLLGVGRTEAFRLPFGRRWLGTSSRSLAFALAAGKRYQALDRQDPFDVVEVPEYQAWGLGVSLVRRCPLIARLHSHTRLVRALNAVPLTLDDRLCTRLEAQVLRRAERVLANSQALAREASRDFPGLEASRRLEVLPLGIDTQRFKPSEGGPYRRAHGLDEQAILLLYVGRLERRKGVLTLWEAFARLAPQLPQLHLHLAGYSTDLSRQGDSVLGHLQRLSRESGLADRIRFLGHRPYQELPALYGACDVFVAPSPFEPFGMVYLEAMACGKPVVACRAGGALEIIEHGRSGLLVPASHPEALANALRTTVENEAWRRRLGEAAHQEVQQRFTLAQLAARTESHYRTAVAAHQASDAGCHRGA
- a CDS encoding radical SAM protein, yielding MHLCLVNPPEMPGFVSDRDKAGGVGVARPYQRRLWNRYCPPTPALDLLYALALADRAGIPNRFVDAIARRWNARQTLAAICETNPTHVGVRISLPSLKEDLALANAVVTALPRAQVFLFGACAKMTHSRWLGQFRGDAVLYGEVEALLLAYLDGQAERAVLRPPQSATPASWQTLENLDSLPFPAWHRVDRAAYTRRGHADDFVYYVLTSRGCPKGCAMCPYFVYQGAEWRARSLDHLAAEFAHLANMGARRVQTRDPNISWRKPHLMALAERLAGQRQLAITTETDLEALNRQDLERLREAGFVRIMTGVESVDETILRDIHQNGQALKRVLVNMQTCAELGIAVTGFFIVGALTETWQSIRQTIATARTLPCEYSVSLMTPYPGTESREAFIKAGYHREGDFRDYNGYTGLVRTSGLDHQQVVLAHAWASAELELVQRRRGLHWRHWWQTLRYLAQRHRVTRLRRRIKQVESLAPATTHREELPLGA